A window of Methanosarcinales archaeon contains these coding sequences:
- a CDS encoding flippase-like domain-containing protein, with protein MPENHGVCPSGYSNGVSSILTFGTNSPSEIRIAIALGFSIVVILISIIIIIIIAFSKGKMVVSNKLPIKVRQIFINFTEGLQESVKKDSILLIIFYTILIWVMETTRLYLVVESLSPIHNMGISLSLIVVVALAASLLSAFPATPGGLGAVEFAIVGVFVLVGVDPGCFSRDRNTGQSDQLLGTDDGGWRCICV; from the coding sequence TTGCCAGAAAATCATGGGGTGTGCCCATCTGGTTATTCTAATGGTGTCTCAAGTATTTTGACATTTGGCACAAATAGTCCGAGTGAAATAAGAATTGCTATAGCTCTAGGTTTTTCCATTGTGGTTATACTAATATCTATTATTATTATTATTATTATTGCGTTTTCTAAAGGCAAAATGGTTGTTTCAAACAAGCTCCCCATAAAGGTCAGGCAGATTTTCATAAATTTTACTGAAGGACTTCAGGAATCGGTAAAAAAGGATTCAATTTTATTGATCATTTTTTATACAATATTAATATGGGTCATGGAAACTACCAGGTTATATTTAGTTGTTGAATCGTTATCACCAATTCATAATATGGGGATAAGCCTGTCATTAATTGTAGTCGTAGCACTTGCAGCATCGCTGTTGTCAGCATTCCCGGCAACTCCTGGTGGTTTAGGAGCTGTTGAATTCGCCATTGTAGGCGTTTTTGTCCTGGTGGGTGTTGATCCGGGGTGTTTCAGCCGGGATCGCAATACTGGACAGAGCGATCAGTTATTGGGGACTGATGATGGTGGGTGGCGTTGTATATGTGTTTAG